Proteins encoded in a region of the Microbacterium neungamense genome:
- a CDS encoding IS110 family transposase: protein MTTIAREEQQDQVMIVAGIDTHGDSHTAAVIDTTGRLLGSAQFPANRSGYAALLSWACAFGVLVIAGIEGTGAYGAGLARHLRAAGVELREVDRPDRKSRRFAGKSDPLDAEAAARAALAGTRSGIPKDRAGKVEALRNLRIARRSAVTQRADCQRRMKAIIVTAPDALRERLRGLSDRELIEVCAAARPDTTRADEPEQASKIALRALARRHQSLTAEIAELDALIDPLVADINPRLLALNGVGADVAGQLLVTAGENPGRLRSEAAFAMLCGVAPIPASSGKTHRHRLNRGGDRHANAALYRIVLCRLRWDPRTRAYAARRTTEGLSKKDIIRCLKRLIAREIYTALTT, encoded by the coding sequence ATGACCACCATCGCACGAGAAGAGCAGCAGGACCAGGTCATGATCGTGGCGGGTATCGACACGCATGGCGATTCCCACACCGCGGCGGTCATCGACACCACCGGCCGGCTGCTCGGGAGCGCGCAGTTCCCCGCGAATCGTTCCGGTTATGCCGCGTTGCTGAGTTGGGCGTGTGCGTTCGGTGTGCTCGTGATCGCGGGGATCGAGGGCACCGGCGCATACGGTGCCGGTCTTGCCCGTCACCTGCGCGCTGCGGGTGTCGAGCTGCGGGAAGTGGACCGACCGGACCGGAAGTCGCGGCGCTTTGCCGGTAAGTCCGACCCGCTGGACGCGGAAGCTGCCGCCCGGGCAGCGTTGGCAGGCACACGATCGGGGATCCCGAAGGACCGAGCAGGGAAGGTGGAAGCGCTCCGCAATCTGCGGATCGCCAGGCGCAGCGCCGTGACCCAGCGCGCCGACTGTCAACGCCGGATGAAGGCGATCATCGTCACCGCACCCGACGCGCTCCGCGAACGGTTGCGGGGGCTGTCAGACCGGGAGCTGATCGAGGTATGTGCCGCTGCACGTCCCGACACCACACGCGCCGACGAACCCGAGCAGGCATCGAAGATCGCGCTGCGCGCTCTCGCACGCCGCCACCAGTCGCTGACCGCCGAGATCGCCGAACTCGACGCACTCATCGACCCTCTCGTCGCGGACATCAACCCGCGGCTGCTCGCCCTCAACGGGGTCGGCGCCGATGTCGCCGGGCAACTGCTCGTCACCGCTGGCGAGAACCCCGGCCGGCTCCGTTCCGAAGCCGCATTCGCGATGCTCTGCGGCGTCGCGCCCATCCCCGCCTCATCAGGCAAAACCCACCGACACCGCCTCAACCGCGGCGGCGACCGCCACGCGAACGCCGCGCTCTACCGCATCGTGCTCTGCCGGCTCCGCTGGGATCCCAGAACCCGCGCTTACGCCGCCCGACGCACCACCGAGGGCCTCTCGAAGAAGGACATCATCCGCTGCCTCAAACGCCTCATCGCCCGCGAGATCTACACCGCCCTCACCACTTGA